ACCGTTGAAACCGCGTATGATGTGGCACAATATGACACGGTTATTTTCGCGGATGCCTCGATTAACGGAAGAGAGCCTTTCTTTCTCAAGAAAATTTACCCCCAGGAGCCCATGAGTTTCAGCACTCACAGTGTGGCTCCTGAGGCGGTTCTGCATTTAGCTCAATCTCTGTTTCAGGCGAAAACCGAAGCCTATCTACTGGGGATTCGAGGATATCACTTCAATGAATTTCAGGAAGAATTGTCTGAACAGGCAGAAAACAACCTGAAAGCCGCTTTTGAGTATGTCGTTGAAGCTCTCCGGACACAACGGTTCAACGTCACATCCTGAAATTTCCACCCCAGCCAACAACGCAAGCATCCCAGTGAATATCATTGTGTGATGTTGGTCACATTTTCGGCCACAATTGTAGGGGCGAACCTGTGTGTTCGCCGTGGATCCGGGGCAGACAGACAGGTCTGCCCCTACGGAACAAAATCCAAACCAGATGGTAATTCAAAAACCGTTTTTTGACACATGGCCGAAACTGTGATCAACCCCCTACAAAAACAGTTAAGACATTATTTTTGTTTCAAAATGGTGTTCACATCTGTCTGTTTTTTCGTTTCATACTTTCATAATCAGAAGAAGAGCCTGTTCCACCAAGGTATCCAGATCCATTTTGCCTCCTGGTTCATACCAGAAAATGGTCCAACTCATCGCCCCCGTTAGAAAACGCCGTAAGACAAAGGTATCATGCTGAATCAATCCAGCATCTTTCCCTGCATTCAATGCATCTCGCCAAATAGATTCATACACATTCCTTAATTTCAGAATTTCTTTGGATTTTTGTGGAGACAAACTGCCCCATTCATAGACCATCACATACATTGCGTCATGAGCATCGCCAAGAATGGCTTGCAGTTCGGTTTTGATCAATAACCGG
This window of the SAR324 cluster bacterium genome carries:
- a CDS encoding hydrogenase maturation protease yields the protein MLADTNKVLLIGYGNPGRLDDGLGPALVAKLESNPVAGLDVDSDYQLTVETAYDVAQYDTVIFADASINGREPFFLKKIYPQEPMSFSTHSVAPEAVLHLAQSLFQAKTEAYLLGIRGYHFNEFQEELSEQAENNLKAAFEYVVEALRTQRFNVTS
- a CDS encoding TetR family transcriptional regulator; the protein is MKKQTNRRHALVQAAAKLFYKNGYERSTVRELAQDVGIQSGSLFHHFETKEDILFAVMEEVILRITGRLWMASQKPEDPKEKIRLLIKTELQAILGDAHDAMYVMVYEWGSLSPQKSKEILKLRNVYESIWRDALNAGKDAGLIQHDTFVLRRFLTGAMSWTIFWYEPGGKMDLDTLVEQALLLIMKV